Proteins found in one Zea mays cultivar B73 chromosome 1, Zm-B73-REFERENCE-NAM-5.0, whole genome shotgun sequence genomic segment:
- the LOC103637688 gene encoding disease resistance protein RPM1 produces MAEGVVGILILKLGSALFLEACRLGTKQLYHEASALGRLFGEIRDIKEELESMQSFLQGAERFKDTDNNTANFIKKIRGLAFDIEDVIDEFIYKMEDKHGSFATKMNRRINRIWTWRRLTSKLQKIKLKLENVDKRNVRYDMRGIAREDGSSDAHHRSTDQISYFPKEENLVGIDENKELLMNWLRGDLHQQSVITTVWGMGGVGKTTLVAHVYNTVKVDFDSAAWITVSKAYQVEDLLKQIIRGFQKSDLKGELRVDIIDMEKRSLVEIIRDYLHGKSYVLVLDDVWGVDIWFKIRDAFPTNSTSRFIITSRIHEVALLANGNCIIELKPLEAHHSWELFCKEAFWKNENKMCLLELNNLAQRFVDKCNGLPIAIACVGRLLSCRSPTYSDWESFFKELELQMTNNVILNVNVLLKVSLEDLPYILKNCFLHCTIFPEDHLIKRKRLIRHWVAEGFIRETEHKTMEEVAEGYLYELVNRSLLQVVERNESGRVQSCRMHDIIRLLALTKANEEGFCKVYDGMGSYSAEKTRRLSIHSANIKLSTQPTKLTVRSIYVFSNGLTIESLRSFLKHFYLLSTLDLQGAQIVELPDEVFNLFNLRFLSLRNTEVTNIPSTVGRLQKLEVLDVYNAKLLALPESVSKLRKLRYLHVATVPKINTKGVVTWIGIQVPKSIKYLTGLQTLRLVEASSETLFHLGALTQLRTFAITNVQRDQCADLCTVIMSMKHLVSLAIMAISEEEILQLEELCLPPTLSKLELGGQLDKKAMPQIVSSFSDLGNLTLLALAFSKLDEDSFSCLLTLHGLRGLWVDKAYEGKRLHFNAMSFPNLRQLAISDAPQLNSVVIERSALQSLVQLTLVDCPELKALPDGIEHLRTLEKLYLRGASKELTKLFQCNEETHESNGNLEKIGHIRRVTVYP; encoded by the coding sequence ATGGCAGAGGGTGTTGTTGGCATCCTTATTCTGAAGCTTGGTTCAGCCTTGTTTTTAGAGGCTTGCAGGCTTGGCACAAAACAGCTCTACCATGAAGCTTCAGCCCTTGGCAGGCTCTTTGGTGAGATCCGTGATATCAAGGAGGAATTGGAGAGCATGCAATCTTTTCTACAAGGAGCTGAGAGATTCAAAGATACTGACAACAACACTGCCAACTTTATCAAGAAGATTCGTGGCCTTGCTTTCGACATTGAAGATGTTATCGATGAGTTTATCTACAAGATGGAGGACAAGCATGGCAGTTTTGCTACAAAGATGAATCGTCGGATTAATCGTATTTGGACATGGCGACGTCTCACGTCCAAATTGCAAAAGATCAAACTGAAACTAGAGAATGTTGATAAGAGAAATGTTCGATATGACATGAGAGGAATTGCTAGAGAAGATGGAAGCAGTGATGCTCATCATAGATCTACCGACCAGATTTCTTACTTCCCCAAAGAGGAAAATCTTGTGGGCATTGATGAAAACAAGGAGTTATTGATGAATTGGCTAAGGGGTGATCTACATCAGCAAAGTGTAATTACAACAGTATGGGGGATGGGGGGAGTTGGCAAGACCACTTTGGTTGCACATGTTTACAACACTGTGAAGGTAGACTTTGACAGTGCTGCATGGATAACTGTTTCAAAAGCTTACCAAGTGGAGGACTTGCTGAAGCAGATCATCAGGGGATTTCAGAAAAGTGATTTGAAGGGTGAACTTCGTGTTGACATAATTGACATGGAAAAGAGAAGCCTAGTTGAGATCATCCGTGATTATTTGCATGGCAAAAGCTATGTTTTAGTGCTAGATGACGTCTGGGGTGTTGACATCTGGTTCAAGATAAGAGATGCTTTTCCTACCAATAGCACTAGCAGGTTTATTATTACATCGAGGATACATGAAGTAGCATTGCTGGCTAATGGAAATTGCATAATTGAGTTGAAGCCACTAGAGGCACACCATTCATGGGAGTTATTTTGTAAAGAGGCCTTCTGGAAAAATGAAAACAAAATGTGCCTGCTGGAACTTAATAATTTGGCACAAAGATTTGTTGACAAGTGTAACGGGCTGCCCATTGCCATTGCATGTGTAGGCCGTCTTTTGTCTTGCAGAAGCCCAACCTACTCTGATTGGGAAAGCTTTTTCAAGGAACTAGAGTTGCAGATGACAAATAATGTGATTCTTAATGTTAATGTTCTTCTAAAGGTTAGTTTAGAGGATCTTCCATATATTTTAAAGAACTGCTTTTTGCACTGTACAATATTTCCCGAGGATCATTTGATCAAAAGGAAAAGGTTAATTAGGCACTGGGTAGCAGAGGGATTCATCAGAGAAACAGAGCACAAAACAATGGAGGAAGTGGCAGAGGGCTATTTGTATGAACTTGTCAATCGTAGCCTATTACAAGTAGTGGAGAGAAATGAAAGTGGACGAGTGCAGAGTTGCCGAATGCATGATATTATTCGACTTCTTGCTCTGACAAAAGCAAATGAGGAAGGCTTCTGTAAAGTTTATGATGGCATGGGGAGTTATTCAGCAGAAAAGACACGTCGTTTATCGATTCACAGTGCAAATATTAAGTTGTCGACTCAACCAACAAAGCTTACAGTCCGCTCAATATATGTTTTTAGTAATGGTTTGACTATTGAATCACTTAGGTCTTTCTTGAAACATTTCTACTTGCTGTCAACTCTAGATCTCCAGGGTGCCCAGATTGTGGAGCTGCCAGATGAGGTTTTCAACTTGTTTAATCTACGGTTTCTCAGCCTTCGAAATACTGAGGTTACGAATATCCCCAGCACAGTTGGAAGATTACAAAAACTTGAAGTCTTGGATGTTTATAATGCTAAACTGTTGGCTTTGCCAGAGAGTGTTTCGAAGCTTAGAAAATTGAGATATCTACATGTAGCTACTGTTCCAAAGATAAATACTAAAGGGGTTGTGACCTGGATTGGAATCCAGGTGCCTAAAAGCATCAAATACCTGACAGGCTTGCAAACCTTGAGGCTTGTTGAGGCGAGCTCAGAGACTTTATTTCACCTTGGTGCTTTGACACAGTTGAGAACTTTTGCCATCACAAATGTGCAGAGGGATCAGTGTGCCGATTTGTGCACTGTTATAATGAGCATGAAGCATCTTGTTAGCTTAGCAATTATGGCTATAAGTGaggaggaaatacttcaacttgaAGAACTTTGTTTACCCCCAACTCTTTCAAAGCTTGAATTAGGAGGGCAGCTGGACAAGAAAGCAATGCCCCAGATTGTATCATCCTTTTCAGATCTTGGTAACCTCACCTTATTGGCCTTGGCATTCTCCAAACTTGATGAGGACTCATTTTCATGCCTCTTGACGTTGCATGGTCTACGTGGGCTTTGGGTTGATAAGGCTTATGAAGGGAAGAGGCTTCACTTTAATGCTATGTCTTTTCCAAATCTTCGACAGCTTGCAATATCAGATGCACCGCAGCTCAACAGCGTTGTAATCGAACGAAGCGCACTGCAAAGCCTTGTTCAGCTGACACTTGTAGATTGTCCAGAACTGAAGGCCCTGCCTGATGGCATTGAGCATCTTAGAACACTTGAGAAATTATATCTGCGAGGAGCATCCAAAGAGCTCACAAAGCTATTTCAGTgcaatgaagaaacacatgagtcCAATGGGAATCTTGAGAAGATCGGTCATATCCGAAGGGTTACTGTTTATCCATAA